A single genomic interval of Eurosta solidaginis isolate ZX-2024a chromosome 3, ASM4086904v1, whole genome shotgun sequence harbors:
- the betaTub60D gene encoding tubulin beta-3 chain isoform X1 — protein MCWITSRMFVNLCSKCLPGFCCGLFWEIISEEHGIDSNGIYNGDSDLQLERVSVYYNEASAVTRSSGGKYVPRAILLDLEPGTMESVRSGPYGQLFRPDNFVFGQSGAGNNWAKGHYTEGAELVDNVLDVVRKECENCDCLQGFQLTHSLGGGTGSGMGTLLISKIREEYPDRIMNTYSVVPSPKVSDTVVEPYNATLSIHQLVENTDETYCIDNEALYDICFRTLKVSNPSYGDLNHLVSLTMSGVTTCLRFPGQLNADLRKLAVNMVPFPRLHFFMPGFAPLTSRGSQQYRALTVPELTQQMFDAKNMMAACDPRHGRYLTVAAVFRGRMSMKEVDEQMLAVQNKNSSYFVEWIPNNVKTAVCDIPPKGLKMSSTFIGNTTAIQELFKRISEQFSAMFRRKAFLHWYTGEGMDEMEFTEAESNMNDLVSEYQQYQEATADDEFDQDVHQEEVEGDCI, from the exons tTTTGGGAAATAATCTCAGAGGAGCACGGAATAGACAGCAATGGCATTTACAATGGCGACAGCGATCTGCAACTGGAGCGGGTCAGTGTTTACTACAACGAAGCTTCAG CTGTGACACGCTCATCTGGTGGCAAGTATGTCCCCCGTGCTATTCTACTCGATCTCGAGCCGGGTACTATGGAGTCTGTGCGTTCTGGCCCCTACGGACAACTTTTCCGTCCGGATAATTTTGTATTTGGTCAGAGTGGAGCTGGAAATAACTGGGCTAAGGGACATTACACTGAGGGTGCCGAACTTGTGGACAATGTTCTTGATGTGGTACGCAAGGAATGTGAAAACTGCGATTGTTTGCAG GGCTTTCAATTAACTCATTCATTGGGTGGTGGAACTGGATCTGGTATGGGCACGCTACTTATCTCAAAGATACGCGAGGAGTATCCCGATCGTATTATGAACACGTACTCCGTGGTGCCTTCGCCAAAGGTTTCCGATACTGTTGTCGAACCTTACAATGCCACTCTGTCCATACATCAACTTGTAGAAAACACAGATGAGACATATTGTATTGATAACGAGGCTTTATATGATATTTGTTTCCGCACGCTAAAGGTATCCAATCCAAGCTATGGTGATCTTAATCATCTTGTTTCGCTTACTATGTCCGGTGTGACCACTTGTTTGCGTTTTCCTGGTCAACTCAACGCCGATTTGCGGAAGTTAGCCGTCAACATGGTACCCTTCCCGCGTCTCCACTTCTTTATGCCAGGATTTGCTCCATTAACTTCACGCGGCTCACAACAATACCGCGCGCTGACAGTGCCCGAGCTGACACAGCAAATGTTTGATGCTAAAAATATGATGGCTGCATGTGATCCACGGCATGGTCGCTATTTAACTGTTGCTGCTGTTTTCCGTGGGCGTATGTCGATGAAAGAAGTAGACGAACAAATGTTAGCAGTGCAGAATAAGAATAGTTCGTACTTTGTAGAATGGATCCCGAACAATGTAAAAACTGCAGTATGTGACATACCACCAAAGGGACTGAAAATGTCATCCACTTTTATTGGCAATACAACCGCCATACAAGAGCTGTTCAAACGTATTTCAGAACAATTTTCGGCGATGTTCAGGCGCAAAGCTTTCTTACATTGGTACACGGGCGAGGGTATGGATGAAATGGAGTTTACCGAAGCAGAAAGTAATATGAATGATTTGGTATCTGAATACCAGCAATATCAGGAGGCTACCGCAGATGATGAATTTGATCAGGATGTGCATCAAGAGGAGGTTGAGGGCGATTGTATTTAA
- the betaTub60D gene encoding tubulin beta-3 chain isoform X2 — protein sequence MREIVHLQAGQCGNQIGAKFWEIISEEHGIDSNGIYNGDSDLQLERVSVYYNEASAVTRSSGGKYVPRAILLDLEPGTMESVRSGPYGQLFRPDNFVFGQSGAGNNWAKGHYTEGAELVDNVLDVVRKECENCDCLQGFQLTHSLGGGTGSGMGTLLISKIREEYPDRIMNTYSVVPSPKVSDTVVEPYNATLSIHQLVENTDETYCIDNEALYDICFRTLKVSNPSYGDLNHLVSLTMSGVTTCLRFPGQLNADLRKLAVNMVPFPRLHFFMPGFAPLTSRGSQQYRALTVPELTQQMFDAKNMMAACDPRHGRYLTVAAVFRGRMSMKEVDEQMLAVQNKNSSYFVEWIPNNVKTAVCDIPPKGLKMSSTFIGNTTAIQELFKRISEQFSAMFRRKAFLHWYTGEGMDEMEFTEAESNMNDLVSEYQQYQEATADDEFDQDVHQEEVEGDCI from the exons tTTTGGGAAATAATCTCAGAGGAGCACGGAATAGACAGCAATGGCATTTACAATGGCGACAGCGATCTGCAACTGGAGCGGGTCAGTGTTTACTACAACGAAGCTTCAG CTGTGACACGCTCATCTGGTGGCAAGTATGTCCCCCGTGCTATTCTACTCGATCTCGAGCCGGGTACTATGGAGTCTGTGCGTTCTGGCCCCTACGGACAACTTTTCCGTCCGGATAATTTTGTATTTGGTCAGAGTGGAGCTGGAAATAACTGGGCTAAGGGACATTACACTGAGGGTGCCGAACTTGTGGACAATGTTCTTGATGTGGTACGCAAGGAATGTGAAAACTGCGATTGTTTGCAG GGCTTTCAATTAACTCATTCATTGGGTGGTGGAACTGGATCTGGTATGGGCACGCTACTTATCTCAAAGATACGCGAGGAGTATCCCGATCGTATTATGAACACGTACTCCGTGGTGCCTTCGCCAAAGGTTTCCGATACTGTTGTCGAACCTTACAATGCCACTCTGTCCATACATCAACTTGTAGAAAACACAGATGAGACATATTGTATTGATAACGAGGCTTTATATGATATTTGTTTCCGCACGCTAAAGGTATCCAATCCAAGCTATGGTGATCTTAATCATCTTGTTTCGCTTACTATGTCCGGTGTGACCACTTGTTTGCGTTTTCCTGGTCAACTCAACGCCGATTTGCGGAAGTTAGCCGTCAACATGGTACCCTTCCCGCGTCTCCACTTCTTTATGCCAGGATTTGCTCCATTAACTTCACGCGGCTCACAACAATACCGCGCGCTGACAGTGCCCGAGCTGACACAGCAAATGTTTGATGCTAAAAATATGATGGCTGCATGTGATCCACGGCATGGTCGCTATTTAACTGTTGCTGCTGTTTTCCGTGGGCGTATGTCGATGAAAGAAGTAGACGAACAAATGTTAGCAGTGCAGAATAAGAATAGTTCGTACTTTGTAGAATGGATCCCGAACAATGTAAAAACTGCAGTATGTGACATACCACCAAAGGGACTGAAAATGTCATCCACTTTTATTGGCAATACAACCGCCATACAAGAGCTGTTCAAACGTATTTCAGAACAATTTTCGGCGATGTTCAGGCGCAAAGCTTTCTTACATTGGTACACGGGCGAGGGTATGGATGAAATGGAGTTTACCGAAGCAGAAAGTAATATGAATGATTTGGTATCTGAATACCAGCAATATCAGGAGGCTACCGCAGATGATGAATTTGATCAGGATGTGCATCAAGAGGAGGTTGAGGGCGATTGTATTTAA